The Setaria viridis chromosome 6, Setaria_viridis_v4.0, whole genome shotgun sequence genome contains a region encoding:
- the LOC117861544 gene encoding putative disease resistance protein RGA4, with amino-acid sequence MFDPISLASAAATWVVKKLLDRLSSAAINALLSSEGLEKEVAHLRDALRRANLVLGAVPAGAAAGIRIGNQQLVVQINQMQRLAADLAKHLDELEYYEIKEKVKKMSPKSSNQFACKVKSITQVGQSKPKINKSDIPHIKDAVDNLHKISEDVHNALLLEKLDGINRSTQNTSTDTREAVENFTEAKVFSREEKNEIVDLICHHASSDQELFVLPIVGDGGIGKTTLARLVYHDPQVKGKFDIMIWIYVSANFDEVKLTQGILEQIPDCEYKNTKNLTVLQRCIKKYLTKRFLLVLDDMWEESEGRWDKLLAPLRCTQVKGNAILVTTRKLSVAIITSKKEAHINLDGMKEDVFWRFFKQCIFGDENYRGQKKLMRIAKEIATKLKGNPLAAKSVGTLLRRNIDEIHWRKISDSDEWKLENGIDGIVPALMLSYNHLSYHLQLLFSYCALFPKGYKFDKDQLIRMWIALGFVMDERKKLEDAGSDSFDDLVDRSFFQKDEHYFVVHDLIHDVAREVSLHECLTVDGSDLQKAFPSVRHVGIWTELVYNEQNIERSITFEEKLDQIQNNVILTSLESLMLVGVYDENFSTKFVKILDQLRYIRVLKISAMPFNAELLLSSVKKFIHLRYLELRFDSDLHKPLPDAICKLYHLQVLDVRHWRGLDDLPKGMSNLVNLRCLFVPGSGSLHSNIYRVGQLKFLQELKEFRVRQENGFEISQLENLNEIRGSLSIFDLENATKKEEAYRARIKDKKHLRKLSLSWGTASISPAVQKEIMEVLKPHDYLDQLCVLNYAAATPSWLREKFSLSNLESLHLQNCAAMQILPPFEEMPFLKTLSLVGMSSLKDVRIDFGCGSANKDTASQSSEEDELELSEIEISKCSALKSIRLHSCKALTKLSINNCEALAFLEGLPSPDQLKHYVVHGCPQLPPGSI; translated from the exons ATGTTCGACCCCATCAGCCTCGCGTCCGCGGCGGCAACATGGGTGGTGAAAAAGCTGCTCGACCGCCTCTCCAGCGCCGCCATCAACGCGCTGCTCAGCTCCGAGGGCCTCGAGAAGGAAGTCGCGCACCTCAGGGACGCGCTGCGCCGCGCCAACCTCGTCCTCGGCGCCGTgcccgccggggccgccgccggcatcagGATCGGGAACCAGCAGCTGGTGGTGCAGATCAACCAGATGCAGCGCCTGGCCGCCGACCTGGCCAAGCACCTCGACGAGCTCGAGTACTACGAGATCAAGGAAAAG GTTAAAAAGATGAGCCCGAAGAGCAGCAACCAATTTGCATGCAAAGTGAAATCTATCACTCAAGTTGGACAATCGAAGCCGAAAATCAATAAATCTGACATACCACATATAAAAGATGCTGTGGATAATCTGCATAAGATTTCTGAGGATGTCCACAACGCTCTACTGCTAGAGAAACTTGATGGAATCAACCGATCGACTCAAAACACAAGCACAGACACACGTGAGGCGGTAGAGAACTTCACTGAAGCTAAGGTGTTCTCAAGAGAAGAGAAGAATGAGATTGTGGACCTAATTTGTCACCATGCATCAAGTGATCAAGAGCTTTTTGTTCTTCCCATAGTTGGTGATGGAGGTATTGGGAAGACAACACTTGCTCGGTTAGTGTACCATGACCCTCAGGTAAAAGGTAAATTTGACATCATGATTTGGATCTATGTATCTGCCAACTTTGATGAAGTCAAGCTCACACAAGGGATTCTGGAACAAATACCCGACTGCGAATATAAGAACACTAAAAATCTTACTGTGCTTCAACGTTGCATCAAGAAATATTTGACCAAAAGATTTCTACTTGTtttggatgacatgtgggaaGAGAGTGAGGGTCGCTGGGACAAGCTATTAGCTCCACTTAGATGTACACAAGTTAAAGGTAATGCAATTCTAGTGACAACTCGGAAGTTGTCTGTTGCCATCATAACAAGCAAAAAAGAGGCACACATCAACCTGGATGGTATGAAGGAAGATGTATTTTGGCGTTTCTTCAAACAATGCATATTTGGTGATGAGAATTATCGAGGCCAAAAAAAGCTGATGAGAATTGCAAAGGAAATAGCCACCAAACTGAAAGGAAATCCATTAGCAGCTAAAAGTGTGGGCACACTTTTGAGAAGAAATATTGATGAGATTCACTGGAGAAAAATTTCAGATAGTGATGAATGGAAGTTAGAAAATGGGATAGATGGCATTGTGCCAGCACTAATGCTCAGTTACAATCACTTATCTTACCACCTTCAGCTGCTCTTCTCATATTGTGCTTTGTTTCCAAAGGGTTACAAATTTGACAAAGATCAGCTGATACGGATGTGGATTGCACTTGGCTTTGTCATGGACGAAAGAAAGAAACTGGAAGATGCAGGAAGCGACAGTTTTGATGATTTGGTTGACCGGAGCTTTTTTCAGAAAGATGAACACTACTTTGTTGTACATGATCTGATACATGATGTAGCACGAGAAGTCTCACTACATGAATGCCTTACAGTTGATGGCTCAGATCTTCAAAAAGCCTTCCCATCAGTTCGTCATGTTGGCATCTGGACTGAGTTGGTTTATAATGAACAGAACATAGAACGTAGTATAACTTTTGAAGAAAAGCTAGATCAAATTCAGAATAATGTTATCCTGACAAGCTTGGAGAGTTTAATGCTGGTAGGTGTGTATGATGAGAACTTCTCGACAAAATTTGTGAAGATTCTGGATCAATTGCGTTATATCCGGGTACTTAAGATATCAGCAATGCCCTTCAATGCTGAACTTTTGCTATCCAGTGTCAAAAAGTTCATCCATCTTCGCTATTTAGAACTGAGATTTGATTCTGACTTGCATAAACCTTTGCCTGATGCAATATGTAAGCTCTACCACCTACAGGTACTAGATGTCAGACATTGGAGAGGTCTGGATGACTTGCCAAAGGGTATGAGTAATCTTGTCAACCTACGCTGTCTGTTTGTTCCAGGGTCAGGATCATTGCACTCAAATATATATCGAGTTGGTCAACTTAAGTTTCTACAAGAACTGAAAGAATTTCGGGTTCGACAAGAGAATGGCTTTGAAATTTCACAGCTGGAAAATTTAAATGAAATCAGAGGGTCGCTTAGTATTTTTGATCTCGAGAATGCCACAAAGAAGGAAGAGGCATATCGAGCAAGGATTAAAGACAAAAAGCATCTGCGAAAACTTTCACTATCATGGGGAACTGCAAGCATAAGTCCTGCTGTTCAGAAAGAAATAATGGAAGTTCTTAAACCACATGATTACCTTGACCAGCTTTGTGTCCTCAATTATGCTGCTGCTACTCCATCATGGTTACGAGAAAAATTCTCACTCAGCAATTTAGAAAGCCTCCATCTCCAAAACTGTGCAGCAATGCAGATCCTACCACCATTTGAGGAGATGCCATTCTTGAAGACTCTCTCCTTAGTTGGTATGTCCTCTCTGAAAGATGTCAGGATTGACTTTGGTTGTGGCAGTGCGAATAAAGATACAGCTTCCCAGTCCTCTGAGGAAGACGAACTCGAGTTAAGTGAAATCGAAATATCCAAGTGTTCAGCTTTAAAATCCATAAGGCTTCATTCCTGCAAAGCACTGACTAAATTAAGCATCAACAACTGCGAAGCACTAGCTTTCTTGGAGGGTTTGCCATCTCCAGATCAACTGAAGCACTATGTTGTCCATGGATGCCCTCAGCTTCCACCTGGTTCCATCTGA
- the LOC117862210 gene encoding uncharacterized protein, whose translation MDTAIVPSAGVVDDGALQLWASGVGLGGEVERLMGARRGLGSVLAEAQRKEIHNKALLLHLREAWQKASRAGDLLGELDHYRILWEEEREENYGDKLLHDIDDKKLLLSTPGSDIKILNNDIPEAAQDTTGSSFSSEDTTPPALQIVHNKDISREISEHVEECCRIAKYVHNALELENLDYHIAQRNPSTRTDTRETSPYHTEQKVYGRDQEQDFIISKLTSMESTRTNLSVLAIVGHGGVGKTTLAKLVFNKSIVSEHFDILLWVYVSVHFDEVKIMRELLDTLCGDKHENIKKSEELRLQEKLEYMLKSKRVLLVMDDMWEDDKKEKWDELLNLLLTNDVNGNTVLVTTRNPSVAAMVGASDCIKLEGLNKGNFWRLFKECAFGDENYKGDRRLEKIGQQIVGKLKGNPLAAKTLGKVLRRRFDVDYWRRILETSEWKHSNDENDVMPALMISYKYLPFHLQRCFSYCAIFPKYHRYDKERLIHMWIAEDLIYSPDMHRRPEDIGTDYFNDLVDKGFLEYQTEFSSLLVMHDLIHDLAQKVSSDESFTIENNEPTDAPQLVRHVSVITERQYNTETNGKVHPNELFLRQFCNSFRKLQRRSLSTLMLFGPHDLGFAETFRQELNEVRSVRVLKLEMVFFELNALIGNISAFFNLRYLELGCFYEGPRLELPEAICRLYHLEVLDIKKNWGVSTVLPRGICKLVNLRHLIAKKELHAKIPSIGKMVALQELEAFDARDSREFSLSQLKGLNQLRGSISISSLYRVRREEATVARLCNKVYLTSLELSWYSLSGQHIPWSTVPILEDLVPPSGLRNLRIVAYRNALPSWLSSGVHLTSLRSIHLVNCLFWETIPHPQQLPVLQEMHLINLSRVRKIEVGPLKILELRRLQNLRQFTFFDKEQSHANLQVLEVEGCPKLNEFLSQIFMSSSEHKFLSLHRLQIKNDFILSTIPLLELIVIDSLADIDLRCDHQPGFGGLRLKPSCISNGIGVQIEGNEYIQKLDERLFALNKLRNLQELEIRGNPTVRRQERSWDGFQQLTSLKKFRMFMCTVIFATDLELFLPPSIEELEFSWCNITGIQLSRLLLNLGLLKNLKVDSCVGVTSLPVGLFTDEQNETEEGSWRIPPGCLTTMKSLQISFTRGKEDPSSVMLFSCKHGLGRFASLEKTVIENCIALLSRMVSGEASHISPSYLAKLSITGVQDSILHLSQVSSIVDLEVLGCPSLSCLSLNSCTALEKVCVRDCISLRSIEGLESCTALRDLRVTNCELLQWLRASLSSLKMLAIEANKSLASLDLNSCTALQKLCIVDCPAFESWEGLKYLISLEDLRVKRSPGFTRSWVSAAKEVSSEHSFSLPLQKLDADDFGVLCLPVCSMLTSLKTLFIDGHRDAQHGNVDILTKGLLLLTSLRALSLEGFVHLQSLPAELRSLKSLKRLHIGNCSCITSLPVGGLPDSLTDLEAYGCSEELNVACREILRVRKINLSIDGTDVEQLSC comes from the exons ATGGACACGGCGATTGTTCCGAGCGCCGGGGTTGTCGACGACGGCGCGCTTCAGCTGTGGGCTTCCGGCGTCGGCTTGGggggcgaggtggagcggctCATGGGCGCCCGCAGAGGCCTCGGCTCGGTGCTCGCGGAGGCACAGCGAAAGGAGATCCACAACAaggcgctgctgctgcaccTGAGGGAGGCCTGGCAGAAGGCGTCCCGCGCCGGCGACCTCCTGGGCGAGCTGGATCACTACCGCATCCTgtgggaggaggagcgcgaggagaaCTATGGAGATAAG CTATTGCATGACATTGACGACAAAAAATTGCTTCTCTCGACACCTGGAAGCGATATTAAGATTTTGAATAATGATATACCTGAAGCGGCTCAAGATACCACAGGAAGTTCTTTTAGCAGTGAAGATACAACTCCTCCTGCGCTACAGATTGTACATAACAAGGATATTTCACGCGAGATAAGTGAACACGTTGAAGAATGCTGCAGGATAGCCAAGTATGTGCACAACGCTCTTGAGCTAGAAAATCTAGATTACCATATTGCTCAGAGAAATCCTAGCACAAGGACAGATACTCGGGAGACGTCGCCTTATCATACTGAACAGAAAGTTTATGGGAGGGACCAAGAGCAGGACTTCATTATAAGCAAGTTAACAAGTATGGAATCTACTAGGACAAACCTATCTGTCCTTGCCATCGTTGGTCATGGAGGTGTTGGAAAGACTACTCTGGCTAAGCTGGTCTTCAACAAATCAATAGTGTCAGAGCATTTTGACATACTATTATGGGTTTATGTCTCAGTTCACTTTGATGAAGTTAAGATTATGCGTGAACTTTTGGATACACTGTGTGGGGACAAGCATGAAAACATCAAGAAATCAGAGGAGCTCCGACTCCAAGAGAAGCTTGAGTATATGTTGAAGTCGAAACGTGTGCTACTTGTcatggatgacatgtgggaggatgacaaaaaggaaaaatgggATGAGCTGCTAAATCTATTACTTACCAATGATGTCAATGGAAATACAGTTCTGGTCACCACTCGTAATCCATCTGTTGCAGCAATGGTCGGAGCTTCAGATTGCATAAAACTAGAAGGTTTGAACAAGGGTAATTTTTGGCGTTTGTTTAAAGAATGTGCCTTTGGTGATGAAAACTATAAGGGAGACCGGAGACTGGAGAAAATTGGGCAGCAGATAGTTGGAAAGTTAAAGGGCAACCCTTTAGCAGCAAAGACTCTGGGCAAAGTATTGAGAAGAAGATTTGACGTTGATTACTGGAGAAGAATTCTGGAAACTAGTGAATGGAAGCATAGCAATGATGAGAATGATGTCATGCCGGCCTTGATGATCAGCTACAAATATCTACCTTTTCACCTTCAACGGTGCTTCTCGTACTGTGCTATATTCCCTAAGTATCATAGGTATGACAAAGAACGTTTGATCCATATGTGGATCGCCGAAGATTTGATATATTCCCCTGACATGCATAGACGGCCGGAGGACATTGGAACTGACTACTTCAATGATCTGGTCGATAAGGGTTTTCTGGAATACCAAACTGAGTTTTCAAGCCTACTTGTCATGCACGATCTGATTCATGATCTAGCACAGAAGGTTTCATCTGATGAAAGCTTCACCATAGAGAACAATGAGCCCACGGATGCACCGCAGCTTGTTCGTCATGTCAGTGTAATCACAGAACGGCAGTACAACACAGAAACGAATGGTAAAGTGCATCCTAATGAGCTGTTTCTTCGACAGTTCTGTAATTCATTTCGCAAGTTGCAACGAAGGAGTTTAAGCACATTGATGCTGTTCGGGCCACATGACTTGGGTTTTGCAGAAACATTTCGTCAAGAACTCAATGAAGTAAGGTCAGTCCGTGTGTTGAAGCTGGAGATGGTCTTCTTTGAGTTGAATGCACTGATAGGCAACATCTCAGCATTTTTCAATCTTCGCTATCTAGAACTGGGATGCTTTTACGAGGGTCCCAGGTTGGAATTGCCTGAGGCTATTTGTAGGTTATACCACTTAGAAGTCCTGGATATAAAGAAGAACTGGGGAGTTAGCACAGTTTTACCAAGAGGAATATGCAAGCTTGTTAACTTACGCCATCTTATCGCTAAGAAGGAGTTACATGCAAAAATACCCAGCATCGGAAAGATGGTTGCTCTGCAAGAACTCGAGGCATTTGACGCCAGGGACTCAAGAGAGTTTAGCTTATCGCAGTTGAAAGGATTGAATCAGTTAAGAGGATCAATAAGCATTTCTAGTCTTTACAGGGTACGCCGCGAAGAGGCTACCGTAGCAAGGCTCTGCAACAAGGTCTACCTAACTAGTCTGGAATTGTCATGGTATTCTTTATCTGGACAACACATTCCGTGGTCTACTGTTCCTATCCTCGAGGACCTTGTACCACCATCTGGCCTTAGAAATTTGCGAATTGTTGCATACAGAAACGCGCTACCATCCTGGCTCAGCAGCGGTGTCCATCTCACCTCATTGCGGTCAATTCATCTGGTTAATTGCTTATTTTGGGAAACAATTCCACATCCCCAGCAGTTGCCTGTTCTCCAGGAGATGCATTTGATTAACCTGTCTCGTGTTAGAAAAATAGAGGTTGGTCCTCTCAAGATCCTGGAACTACGCAGGTTGCAAAATCTGAGGCAGTTCACATTTTTTGACAAGGAACAGTCACATGCTAATCTGCAGGTGCTCGAAGTGGAGGGTTGTCCTAAACTGAATGAGTTTCTATCTCAGATATTCATGTCTTCCAGCGAGCACAAGTTTCTTAGTCTTCACAGGCTTCAGATTAAAAATGACTTCATTCTGAGTACCATCCCGCTACTTGAGCTCATAGTCATTGATTCTTTAGCAGATATAGATCTGCGTTGTGATCATCAACCAGGATTTGGCGGACTTCGGCTAAAACCATCCTGCATATCAAATGGGATAGGTGTGCAAATCGAAGGAAACGAATATATTCAGAAGCTAGATGAAAGATTGTTTGCATTGAACAAACTCAGGAACCTGCAAGAGCTTGAAATCCGGGGTAATCCCACCGTGAGACGCCAAGAGCGATCGTGGGACGGCTTCCAACAGTTGACGTCATTGAAAAAGTTCAGAATGTTCATGTGCACTGTAATATTTGCTACGGACCTTGAGCTCTTTCTGCCACCATCAATTGAAGAACTCGAATTTAGTTGGTGCAACATTACAGGTATACAATTGTCACGACTCCTGCTGAACCTTGGCTTACTTAAGAATCTCAAGGTAGACAGCTGTGTAGGGGTAACGTCGTTACCTGTAGGATTGTTTACAGATGAACAAAATGAAACGGAAGAAGGCTCGTGGCGCATCCCTCCGGGCTGTTTGACGACCATGAAAAGTTTGCAGATCTCTTTCACAAGAGGAAAAGAAGATCCGAGCTCAGTGATGCTCTTTTCATGCAAGCACGGCCTCGGAAGATTCGCATCTCTTGAAAAAACTGTCATAGAAAATTGCATTGCTCTGCTATCTAGAATGGTTTCAGGAGAAGCATCCCACATATCTCCATCCTATTTGGCAAAACTCAGCATAACTGGCGTCCAAGACAGCATTCTGCACTTGTCACAAGTCTCTTCCATTGTGGATTTAGAGGTCTTGGGATGCCCGTCTTTGTCATGTCTGAGTCTGAATTCTTGCACTGCACTAGAAAAGGTGTGTGTTAGAGATTGCATTTCGCTACGATCAATTGAAGGCTTAGAGTCATGTACGGCGTTGCGGGATTTGAGGGTGACGAACTGTGAGTTGCTGCAGTGGCTCAGAGCATCACTCAGCAGTCTGAAAATGCTGGCCATAGAGGCGAATAAAAGTTTAGCATCTCTGGACTTGAATTCGTGTACTGCACTGCAGAAACTATGCATTGTGGACTGCCCTGCTTTTGAATCATGGGAAGGTCTGAAATACCTCATCAGTCTTGAAGATTTGCGAGTTAAAAGATCCCCGGGCTTCACAAGATCATGGGTATCAGCAGCCAAAGAAGTCAGCAGCGAGCACAGCTTCTCATTGCCACTTCAAAAGCTCGATGCCGATGACTTTGGTGTCCTCTGTTTGCCCGTATGCAGCATGTTAACTTCTCTCAAAACATTGTTCATCGATGGGCATCGTGATGCTCAACATGGCAATGTGGACATCTTGACGAAAGGGCTGCTGCTTCTTACCTCCTTGAGAGCTCTTTCCCTGGAGGGCTTTGTGCATCTCCAGTCATTGCCTGCAGAACTTCGATCTCTTAAATCACTGAAGAGACTACATATTGGCAACTGTAGCTGCATCACTTCCTTGCCGGTGGGAGGCCTGCCAGATTCACTGACGGACTTGGAGGCCTATGGTTGCAGCGAGGAGTTAAATGTGGCGTGCCGAGAGATACTTAGAGTTCGAAAAATAAATTTGAGTATTGATGGAACCGATGTGGAACAATTATCCTGTTAA
- the LOC117860904 gene encoding uncharacterized protein — protein sequence MAASAAAAAVVSRLGIRFRRLSTLPEFPQAAAGAPPPQHPTSKDAYFAAVHHLSTIVRRDFFLERTLNRLRLPSPFPPDLALRVIRAAAPAAPLHASRFLAWLRAKPSFAASAEHFDALLLPLARARLFPHLWSLASDMRGLGLPLSPATFSAVISSYGHSRLPDQAVEVFNRLPRFGCPQTAEVYNALLDALCANGNFAGAYKLLRRMARKGVAPDRATFSTLVDSWCAAGKLQEAQAFLDDMASRGFRPPVRGRDLLVDGLVRAGRLEEAKAFALRMTKEGVLPDVATFNSLAEALCTAGDVQFAVALLADASARGLCPDISTYKVMLPAVAKAGLIEEAFRLFYAAVEDGHRPFPSLYAAIIKALCKAGRFADAFAFFGDMKTKGHPPNRPVYVMLVKMCVRGGRLLEAANYLVEMSEAGFTPRAPTFNAVVDGLRHCGKHDLARRLEQLEMSLKGN from the coding sequence ATggcggcgtccgccgccgccgccgccgtcgtgagCCGGCTCGGGATCAGATTCCGACGGCTCTCTACGCTCCCGGAATTCCCGCAGGCCGCGGcaggtgcgccgccgcctcagcaCCCGACCTCGAAGGACGCCTACTTCGCGGCGGTGCACCACCTCTCCACCATCGTGCGGCGCGACTTCTTCCTGGAGCGCACCctgaaccgcctccgcctcccgtcCCCGTTCCCTCCCGACCTCGCGCTCCGCGtcatccgcgccgccgcccccgccgcgccgctccacGCCTCGCGCTTCCTCGCCTGGCTCCGCGCCAAGCCGTCCTTCGCGGCCTCCGCCGAGCACTTCGACGCGCTGCTCCTCCCTCTCGCGCGCGCTCGGCTCTTCCCCCACCTATGGTCCCTCGCCTCCGACATGCGCGGCCTCGGCCTCCCCCTCTCGCCGGCCACCTTCTCGGCGGTCATCTCCTCGTACGGCCACTCCCGCCTCCCCGACCAGGCCGTCGAGGTGTTTAACCGCCTCCCCCGATTTGGCTGCCCCCAGACCGCGGAGGTCTACAACGCCCTCCTCGACGCGCTCTGCGCCAACGGCAACTTCGCCGGCGCCTACAAGCTACTCCGCAGGATGGCGCGCAAGGGCGTGGCCCCCGACCGCGCCACGTTCAGCACCCTCGTCGACTCCTGGTGCGCGGCCGGGAAGCTCCAGGAGGCGCAGGCGTTCCTCGACGACATGGCGAGCCGTGGGTTCCGCCCACCTGTGCGCGGCCGTGACCTCCTCGTCGACGGGCTCGTCCGCGCTGGGCGCCTGGAGGAGGCCAAGGCCTTCGCCCTCCGCATGACCAAGGAGGGTGTCCTCCCGGACGTTGCTACATTCAATTCGCTTGCCGAAGCACTTTGCACTGCTGGTGATGTGCAGTTTGCCGTGGCTCTTCTCGCCGATGCTTCTGCTCGTGGCTTGTGCCCGGACATCTCAACTTACAAGGTGATGCTGCCAGCTGTGGCCAAGGCTGGCCTAATTGAGGAGGCATTTCGGTTGTTCTATGCGGCTGTTGAGGATGGTCACCGGCCGTTCCCAAGCCTCTATGCAGCCATCATCAAGGCACTTTGTAAGGCAGGGCGCTTTGCAGATGCTTTCGCTTTCTTTGGTGATATGAAGACAAAGGGGCACCCACCAAATCGGCCTGTGTATGTGATGCTTGTCAAAATGTGTGTGAGGGGCGGTCGGCTCCTGGAGGCAGCGAACTACCTTGTCGAGATGAGTGAGGCTGGGTTCACACCACGGGCTCCAACCTTTAATGCTGTAGTTGATGGGCTGCGGCATTGTGGGAAGCATGACCTAGCCCGGAGATTAGAGCAGCTTGAGATGTCCCTGAAGGGAAATTGA
- the LOC117860905 gene encoding large ribosomal subunit protein eL32z, whose protein sequence is MAVPLLTQKIVKKRVKQFKRPHLDRYKCLKPSWRRPKGIDSRVRRKFKGCTLMPNIGYGSDKKTRHYLPNNFKKFVVHNVSELELLMMHNRSYCAEIAHNVSTRKRKEIVERAAQLDIVVTNKLARIRSQEDE, encoded by the exons ATGGCGGTGCCACTGCTGACGCAGAAGATCGTGAAGAAGCGGGTCAAGCAGTTCAAGAGACCCCACCTCGACCGCTACAAGTGCCTCAAG CCAAGCTGGCGCAGGCCAAAGGGTATCGACTCCCGTGTCCGGAGGAAGTTCAAGGGATGTACCTTAATGCCCAACATTGGTTATGGTTCCGACAAGAAGACCAGGCACTACCTTCCCAACAATTTCAAGAAGTTTGTAGTCCACAATGTATCTGAGTTGGAGTTGCTTATGATGCACAACAG GTCATACTGTGCTGAAATTGCTCACAATGTCTCTACCCGGAAGCGCAAGGAGATTGTGGAGCGTGCTGCGCAGCTTGACATTGTGGTCACAAACAAGCTTGCCAGGATTCGCAGCCAGGAGGATGAGTAG